In the genome of Synechococcus sp. CB0101, the window AGCACCGACCAGGGTTCCCTGATCACGGTGTCTGGCGGCGCCCGGGGCTGAGGAGAGACACGCGATGCGTCGGAGAACCGCTACCAACGAGCGGGCCCTGAGCCCCACGGCTCCCCGACGCCGCTTCGGCAGCAATGGGGCCGCCGAACCATTAAGCCCGAACCCTGCTGAGCTGAATCCCACCTCCTCTCTCAGCAAAGTGCTGCGCCAGCGCGAACTGGCCAACGCGGCTCGCACCGGCCAATCGCGCAGCAGCCGCATGAAGGCAGCTGCACCGGTGGTGGCTCCAGCCAGCACCAGCTCCGCTCGCCGGGTTCGGCCTGTGGCCACCCAAGTGGTGATCAAACCCGCCGCCACCGGCGGTCTGCACCCACTCACCAACGGGCAAGCCAACGCAGCGCTGCGTGCCTACGAAGAGCGCACCCTCGGTTCCTTCGACCACATCGTGCCGGTGTTGAAGCGCCTTTCCGCGCTGCAGCACGAACCCGATTTCATTGCCCAGGCGCAGCGTCTGGCCCTGGCTGAACTGGGCCACGAGCTACCCCAGCCGGTGCTCGAGACCGCCTGGACCAGTCAGCTGGACATGCGCACCCTGTTTGCCTGGTGCGTGTTTGAGGCCTACGAGCAAACCAGCCTCACCTTCTTCAACGACGATCCCCTGGCGGCCCAAGACGGCAGCAACGATGCGGAGGCGTTCAACGCTTTTCTGCTGGAGTGCGGCTTCCATCTGCTCGACATCACGCCCTGTGCGGATGGACGGCTCGCCCATGCCATCGCCTACGCCCTGCGTCTGCCCTTTAGCTCCGTGCGCCGCCGCTCCCATGCCGGCGCCATGTTCGACGTGGAGAACACGGTGGATCGCTGGGTGAAAACCGAGCACCGCCGCTACCGCGAAGGCCTGCCCAATCCAGCCCACAGCGACACCCGCTACCTCAAGGTGGTGGTGTATCACTTCAGCTCCAAAGATCCCTGCCACGAAGGCTGCGCCGCCCACGGCAGCGATGACAAAGCCGCAGCAGCCCAGGGCCTGCAACGCCTCAAGGATTTCCAGCAGGCCGTGGAAAACAGCTTCTGCTGCGG includes:
- a CDS encoding carboxysome shell carbonic anhydrase; its protein translation is MRRRTATNERALSPTAPRRRFGSNGAAEPLSPNPAELNPTSSLSKVLRQRELANAARTGQSRSSRMKAAAPVVAPASTSSARRVRPVATQVVIKPAATGGLHPLTNGQANAALRAYEERTLGSFDHIVPVLKRLSALQHEPDFIAQAQRLALAELGHELPQPVLETAWTSQLDMRTLFAWCVFEAYEQTSLTFFNDDPLAAQDGSNDAEAFNAFLLECGFHLLDITPCADGRLAHAIAYALRLPFSSVRRRSHAGAMFDVENTVDRWVKTEHRRYREGLPNPAHSDTRYLKVVVYHFSSKDPCHEGCAAHGSDDKAAAAQGLQRLKDFQQAVENSFCCGASVDLLLVGMDTDTDAIRVHVPGRDGSTDLETWLDAQAVYDATRNLTADQARTTIQELVHGAAAATPDAGMVQLIARLIEHNLSQIDYVRQYHGGSYSDFGHAERFIGVGIGFKEVHLRNLTYFAYMDTVEEGAPDLDVGVKIFKGLNVSRGLPIPVVLRFDYHGAVPGARERAIAHCERVKRAIEARYSDLCAQGLLHTLLTVRDRDRHVPAETVSSSITFNTGGGH